Proteins co-encoded in one Garra rufa chromosome 7, GarRuf1.0, whole genome shotgun sequence genomic window:
- the LOC141338604 gene encoding uncharacterized protein: MADPEPCAIKQEDTEHQIDLTEENKETEELIKEGESHHVKTEETSSLTRRDKIWPECEKRLSCKQNLDLHIKCRLEGKLLTCDQCGKSFTQKGHLDAHLKTHTGEKQENCHQYSKKKFRPHFQKDHLKVQMKNKTFICGLCGKSFSQMAALKIHQKRHSGVKDHACSQCGKTFITNDAMKVHQTVHTAERPYKCSICDTRFKRPEYLRIHESIHTGEKPYTCDQCGKSFRLKVKLNQHMKFHTGEKLHTCDQCGKGFLDKGNLKDHMNTHTGEKPYTCDQCSMSFAHRGNLIKHLKKHAGNKPHTCDQCGMNFAEKGTLFEHMRIHTGEKPYDCHSCGKRFTQLSSLICHKLHVCISEIIVSC; encoded by the coding sequence ATTTGACAGAAGAGAACAAGGAGACTGAAGAACTGATTAAAGAGGGGGAGAGCCATCATGTAAAAACTGAAGAAACATCCTCATTGACAAGAAGAGACAAAATATGGCCTGAGTGTGAAAAGAGACTCTCATGCAAGCAAAACCTTGATCTTCACATAAAATGCCGTCTTGAAGGGAAGCTgctcacatgtgatcagtgtgggaagagtttcacacaaaaaGGACACCTTGATGCACACCTAAAaacccacactggagagaagcaaGAAAACTGTCAccagtacagtaaaaaaaaatttaggcCACATTTCCAGAAGGACCACTTGAAAGTTCAAATGAAGAACAAGACTTTCATATGTGGtttatgtggaaagagttttagtcagATGGCTGCATTAAAGATACACCAGAAAAGACACAGCGGTGTGAAGGATCATGCTTGCTCTCAGTGTGGGAAGACCTTTATTACAAATGATGCGATGAAAGTGCACCAGACAGTTCACACTGCGGAaagaccttacaagtgttcaATCTGTGACACGAGATTCAAACGACCAGAATATCTGAGAATACATGAgagcatccacactggagagaagccatacacatgcgatcaatgtgggaagagcttCAGACTAAAAGTGAAGCTTAACCAACACATGAAattccacactggagagaagctacacacatgtgatcagtgcgggaagggTTTCTTAGATAAAGGGaaccttaaagaccacatgaataCCCACACGGGAGAGAAGCCATACACATGCGATCAGTGCAGCATGAGTTTCGCACATCGAGGAAATCTTATCAAACACTTGAAAAAACACGCTGGGAACAAGCCGCACacgtgtgatcaatgtgggatgAATTTTGCAGAAAAGGGAACCCTTTTTGaacacatgaggatccacactggagagaagccgtatgACTGCCATTCATGTGGGAAGAGATTCACTCAGTTATCTTCTCTAATCTGTCATAAATTACATGTCTGCATATCTGAAATTATAGTAAGTTGTTGA
- the LOC141338596 gene encoding uncharacterized protein: MTDPEPCAIKQEDTEQQIDLAEENKETEELIKEGESHHVKTEETSSLTRVDQIWPECEKSLSCKQNLDLHIKCHLEGKLFTCDQCGKSFTQKGDLDAHLKTHTGENQENCHQFSEKQIRPHFLKDHLKVNVKGKTFICGLCGNSFKRMDLLKRHQKRHSGVKDHACSQCGKTFITNDALKVHQTVHTAERPYKCSICDKRFRRSENLRKHKSIHTGEKPHTCDQCGKSFRLKAKLNQHMNIHNVDKLHTCDQCGKTFGQKQTLTDHMNIHTGERPYTCDQCEKSFTRKSALNVHIRIHTGEKPYTCDQCGKSFRQKSALNAHIRIHTGEKPYTCGQCGKSFMFKLTLKEHIMTHTGEKQYVCVQCGKSFTQKGSLNIHMRIHTGEKPYTCVHCGKSFMVRRTLKEHIMTHTGEKQYVCVQCGKSYTQKGSLNVHIMTHTGEKPYICVQCGKSFTQKGGLKMHMKIHTSEKPYTCDQCGKRFIVKRDLNEHIMTHTGEKPYTCDQCGKSFTRKGALNGHMKIHPSEKPNTSVQCGKSFTRKGALNGHMKIHPSEKPYTCDQCGKSFTQKGGLNKHMKIHTGEKPYTCDQCGKSFIVKRNLKEHILTHTGEKPHVCVHCGKSFTRKGSLIGHISIHTGEKPYSCDQCGKSFRLKENLKEHILTHTGEKPHVCVQCGKSFTRKGSLKEHILIHTSEKPNT; this comes from the exons ATGACTGATCCAGAACCCTGCGCAATAAAACAGGAAGATACTGAACAACAAATAG ATCTGGCAGAAGAGAACAAGGAGACTGAAGAACTGATTAAAGAGGGGGAGAGCCACCATGTTAAAACTGAAGAAACATCCTCATTGACAAGAGTAGATCAAATATGGCCTGAGTGTGAAAAGAGTCTCTCATGCAAGCAAAACCTCGATCTTCATATAAAATGTCATCTTGAAGGGAAGCTGTtcacgtgtgatcagtgtgggaagagtttcactcaaaaaggagaCCTTGATGCACACCTAAAAACCCACACTGGAGAGAACCAAGAAAACTGTCACCAGTTTAGTGAAAAACAAATTAGGCCGCATTTCCTGAAGGACCACTTAAAAGTTAATGTGAAGGGCAAGACTTTCATATGTGGTTTATGTGGAAACAGTTTTAAACGGATGGATTTATTAAAGAGACATCAGAAAAGACACAGCGGTGTGAAGGATCATGCTTGCTCTCAATGTGGGAAGACCTTTATTACAAATGATGCGTTGAAAGTGCACCAGACAGTTCACACTGCAGAaagaccttacaagtgttcaATCTGTGATAAGAGATTCAGGCGGTCAGAAAATCTAAGAAAGCATAAGAGCatccatactggagagaagccacacACATgcgatcaatgtgggaagagcttCAGACTAAAAGCAAAGCTTAATCAACATATGAATATCCACAACGTAGATAAGCTGCACACATGTGACCAGTGTGGAAAAACTTTTGGGCAAAAACAAACCCTTACAGACCACATGaatatccacactggagagagaccatacacatgtgatcagtgtgagaagagtttcacacgaAAAAGTGCTCTTAATGTACACAtaaggatccacactggagagaagccatacacatgtgatcagtgtgggaagagtttcagacaAAAAAGTGCTCTAAATGCACACAtaaggatccacactggagaaaagccatacacatgtggtcagtgtgggaagagtttcatgTTTAAGCTAACTCTCAAAGAACACATAATgacccacactggagaaaagcagTATGTATGTgttcagtgtgggaagagtttcacacaaaaaggaagccttaatatacacatgaggatccacactggagagaaaccgtacacatGTGTTcactgtgggaagagtttcatgGTTAGGCGAACTCTCAAAGAACACATAATgacccacactggagaaaagcagTATGTATgtgttcagtgtggaaagagttacacacaaaaaggaagccttaatgtACACATAATGacccacaccggagagaagccgtaTATATGTgttcagtgtgggaagagtttcacacaaaaaGGAGGCCTTAAAATGCACATGAAGATCCACACTTCAGAGAAGCcatacacatgtgatcagtgtgggaagagatTCATAGTTAAGCGAGATCTTAACGAACACATAATgacccacactggagagaagccgtacacatgtgatcagtgtgggaagagtttcacacgaAAAGGAGCCCTTAATGGACACATGAAGATCCACCCTTCAGAGAAGCCAAACACATCTgttcagtgtgggaagagtttcacacgaAAAGGAGCCCTTAATGGCCACATGAAGATCCACCCTTCAGAGAAGCCGTACacttgtgatcagtgtgggaagagtttcacacaaaaaggaggccttaacaaacacatgaagatccacactggagagaagccgtacacatgtgatcagtgtgggaagagtttcatagTTAAGCGAAATCTTAAAGAACACATATTgacccacactggagagaagccgcaTGTATGTGTTCATTGTGGCAAGAGTTTCACACGAAAAGGAAGCCTTATTGGACACATTAgtatccacactggagagaagccatactcatgtgatcagtgtgggaagagtttcagactTAAGGAAAATCTTAAAGAACACATATTgacccacactggagagaagccgcatgtatgtgttcagtgtggaaagagttttacaagaAAAGGAAGCCTTAAAGAACACATATTGATCCACACTTCGGAGAAGCCAAACAcatga